The genome window ATTATTTCTATCCATATGCATCGTATAATGGTGGTGCAGACTTTCCAGATAATTCAACTTGGAATGTTTACAAGAATAATGGAGGAATGTTGTCGAGAGCAGATTGGCGTCGTCAAAATGTGAATACAATTATTGAGCGTATTTATAAAGAAATCAAAGCAGAAAAACCTTTTGTAAAATTTGGTATTAGTCCTTTTGGAATTTGGAAACCAGGATATCCTGCTGGAATTACAGGTTCTTCGCAATATGATGAATTGTATGCAGATGCAAAATTATGGTTGAACAAAGGTTGGGTTGATTATTTTTCGCCACAATTGTATTGGCCAATTAATTCGACAGGACAAAGTTTTCCGAAATTATTAGAATGGTGGAAATCAGAAAACACACATAATCGTCATCTTTGGCCAGGTTTGAATACTGTAGAAGTGAAAGTTTCGGATAGAACAACTGAGATTACAAATCAGGTAAAAATGGCTGGAGAAATTTTACAAAACAATGTGGGTGTTATTCACTGGAGTATTGCTGGATTAACGAAAAATCCTTCGATGTTGAGTTATCTGAAAGAAGGTCCATACAAAGCTAAAGCTTTGGTGCCAACTATGAATTGGATAAAAGCAGATCGTTTGGTAAAACCAAGTTTGACTGTAAATATGAAAGCGTCAGAAGTTGTGATGAATTGGAATGATTATAAAATGAATTCAAATGTTTCGAAATGGATTTTATACACACGTTACAACAACGATTGGGAAACGTCTATTTTGGATAAAACCAAAACAAACCAAACAATTTTGAAACACAAAGATGGTAAAAGTTTAACAGCAGTTGCACTAAAAGCTGTCGATCGTTTAGGAAACGAAAGTGATTACGTTGCTCAAAAAATTAATTAAGAATTGAATTTCTCTCAATATAAATCCTCAACATAAGTTGAGGATTTTTTTATTTTTTTCTCTTTAAAATATAATAAAGCGCATCGTTATCATTTTCTTTTGATGTGTAGGCAAACTGAAATTCATATCCGTTTTCAGACATAAAATTCAACGCATCAATCATCGAATTGAATTTCACTGAAATTCCGCGTTCATCTTTTATTTTCAAACCATTTTTCAGTGAAAAAGATTTGGTTTCTTGTCCAAAATCCAATCGAATATTCATTTTTGTACTCAAACCTCGCCCAGTTCCAATAATCTGTACATAATCAACATTGATATCTTTAATCGGAACATCATTTACAGTTTGCGCAACCGAAAAATTACCGATGAATAATCCCAAAATAAGTGCTAATTTTTTCATAAGTTTTAAATTTTGATAAAGATATTTATTTTCGAATGAAAGAAAAAAGCTGTTTCAAAAGACTAAAATTAGTCATGTCATTTCGACGCATGGAGAAATCTGTAATTTAGATTTCTCATTTCACTACGTTTCATTCGAAATGACATTTTTGAAACAACTTTCTTAATTATATTATTTCAATCCCCAATCAACAGCAAAAACAGCTTGTAAAGCTGCAGTTTCAGTACGGAAACGTTGATGTCCAAGACTAATTCCTGTAAAATTATGATCTTCTGCAGCGAAAATTTCATCTCTCGAAAAATCACCTTCAGGACCAATCATAATCAAAATTTTCTGCGGATTATTTTCCAAAACTGTTCGTAAAGGCGTACGTTCAATATCCGCTTCGCAATGCGCAATACATTTCGTGAAACCTTCAAAATCCTGTTTGATAAATTCATTGAATTTTGTCAAATCATTTACTTTTGGCAAATACGCTTTCAACGATTGTTTGGTTGCAGATTGTACAATTTTTTCAATTCGCTCGATTTTAATATTTTTTCGTTCCGAATGAAAAGTCTGTAAAAAAGTAATTTCGTCAATACCAATTTCGGTTGCTTTTTCCAAGAAAAATTCCAAACGTTCCATTGTTTTTGTTGGCGCAATTGCAACATGTAAATAGTAATTTTTCTGTTCGAAATTTACTTTTAAATCAACAATTTTTCCTTCAACTGCTTTTTTAGAAATCGACGTAATTTCAACTTGAGCCAAATTTCCTTTTCCATCCGTCACATGAACCAAATCGCCTTCATTTCCGCGCAAAACTTTCGCAAAATGATGACTTTCTTCTTCGTTCAGGATAGCTGTTTCGTGATGAATTTCTCCAAAAAATAATTTCATTAAATATGGTATTTAGCCACAGATTTCGCTGTGTTTTTTGTAAATAACTCTTGATCAAATTTTAAACTTCCAACCATTGCAATCATCGCTGCATTATCTGTTGTATAAGCAAATTTTGGAATAAAAGTTTTCCAACCAAATTCTGTTTCTCCATCTTTTAATCGTTGACGAATTTCAGAATTAGCCGAAACTCCACCTGCAATCGCAATTTGTTTAATTCCAGTTTCGTCCGATGCTTTTTTTACTTTTTCCATCAAAATATTAACGATAGAATGTTGAATAGAAGCGCACAAATCGTCAATATTTTCTTCAATAAAATTTGGATTCGTTTTGACTTCTTTCTGAATAAAATATAAAATTGACGTTTTGAAACCGCTAAAACTAAAGTTTAAACCATCAATTTTTGGTTTTGCAAATTTGAATTTTGTAGGATCTCCAATCTTAGATTTTTTGTCAATAATTGGACCTGCAGGATAAGGTAAATTTAAAATTTTACCTGCTTTATCAAAAGCTTCACCAGCTGCATCATCAATTGTTTCACCTAAAATTTCCATCTCAAAATAACTGTTGATTTTCACGATTTGTGTATGTCCACCAGAAACAGTCAAACATAAAAATGGAAAAGTTGGTTTTTCGTCGTTGGCATCTTCAATAAAATTTGCCAAAATATGTGCTTGCATGTGATTAACCTCAATCAACGGAATATCCAATGATTGACTGAAAGATTTCGCAAAACTTCCGCCAACCAAAAGCGAACCCATCAATCCTGGACCACGTGTATACGCGATTGCTTTAAGTTCTTCTTTATTAATATTTGCCTGTTTTAGGGCTTGATCTACGACGGGAACAATATTTTGTTGATGTGCTCTCGAAGCTAATTCTGGTACTACGCCACCATATATTTCGTGAATTTTTTGGCTTGCTACAACATTAGAAATAATTTTATTTCTGTCAATAATTGCTGCGCCTGTATCATCACAAGAAGATTCTATGGCTAAAATGTAGTTTTTATCGCTCATAATTCCTTGTAGAATAAAATTTATAACTTATTTTTACCCTGCAAATATCGTAAATTTAAACCATTGAAAATAGTCAGACGAATAGGAAGATTTTTATTGTCGTTGATTATACTCGTTTTAACCCTTGTTTTAACAGTAGCAATCGCAATACAAATCCCTGCGGTACAGACAAAAATAGCTCACTTTGCCTTAGAAAAATTAAATAAATCGTTGAACACGCAAATGTATGTGGATTCGGTGGATATTGATTTTTTTGGAACAATATATTTCCATGGCGTTAAGATAAAAGATGATCATAAATATGATTTTATTAAATCGAAAACTTTAGAAACAACGATAAATGTCTGGTCACTTATACCAGGAATCAAAAAAGATCACATTGATTTGAGTGAAGTGAAATTGATTCAGCCCGAAATTCGTGTGATTACGTACAAAGGCGATTCGATTTCCAATTTTATCAAATTTGTGAACGGTTTTAGTTCTGATAAACCAAAAGATCCGAAAAAGATTTTCAAATTGGATGGAGATTTTATTTTGGAAGACGGTAAAGTTTCAATTGTTAATCAAAATTCTGGGAATATCTGGTTGGATTCAAAACAGTTGAACATGACTGTAAAAAAGTTTCGATTAGTTGATTCTGATATTACGGCTGATTTAGAAAACTTCTGCTTTGTTGCGACAAAAAATAAAGAAACGTATAACGTACAAAACTTTACAGGAAAAGTTCATTATTCGAAAAAAGAAATTCGAGTTGGGAATTTGAATTTGAGAACGGATACGTCTGTTTTGAATGGAAATTTATTGTTGAGTTACGATGAACCCTCGGATATGAGTGACTTTGAAAATAAAGTTCGTTGGGATGTTTTTTTTGATCGAGGTTCTAAGATTAACTTTAAAGAAATTCGTTATTTCACACCTTTATTTGATAAAAATTCGTCAGTAGATTTATATGGAAAGGTAAATGGAACGCTGAATAATTTGACTTTTTCTGATTTCGAATTAAAAGGTGAAGATAATTATGTTGGAGCTTCTCGCTTACAATTGCAAGATGTTTTGCATGGTTCTTTGTTAAATTTTTCGACAAGAAATGTAAAAATTAATACATCATATCAAAAAATAACAAAATTACTTCCAACCTTTGTTTCGAAGAAAATTCCAAATATGTTGACACGTTTTGGAAACCTAAATTATCGTGGAGATATTTTGTTAAATCCAAATGAAATTCATGCGAATGGTTACGCCATTTCTGGACTTGGAGATGCTGATATTAAAGCGCAAATCAAGAATTATAAAAATGTAAAAGCCTTAATTTATAAAGGTACTTTAGATGCGAAAAACTTAAATCTTCGTCAATTAACTAATGCAAAAGATTTGGGTTATGTAAGCGGGAAGTTTAGATTTGATGGAAGAGGAACAGATTTGAAAAATATCAATTTAAATCTGGATGGAACACTTCGTTATATGGATTTGATGGGCAAACGTTATCAAAATATTACGGTTGACGGTTTGGTTAAAAATTATCAATTCAATGGCTTGTTCGATATCAAAGATCCAAATCTAAATGCGCAATTGAAAGGTAAAATTAACTTTAGTGGAAAACCTTATGATTTTGATTTTACTTCGAATATTCGTCAAATTAATTTAGATTTTCTTGGAGTTACAAAAAATCTAAATGCAATTGTACGTGGCGATGTTGAAGGGAATTTTAAGTTGACAAATATTAATGATTTCAGAGGAAATATTGATGTCAAAAATCTTTACTTCCGTTCGAAAAAAGATACGTTAGAATTGTCACATGTCATGTTGAATTCTCAAATAAATGGTTCGCATAAAATCATGACTTTGGATGTTCCTAATTATATGCGCGCTACAGTAGATGGTCGCTATAATATTACGGAAGTTGCCAATGTTATCAATAATTCGCTTGTAGATTTAGTTCCATCTTTCCGTCATAAAAAAGTTTCACCAAATCAGGCTTTTTCGTTTGATGTTTATGTGCAAGAAAATTTATTACAATATATCGATTCATCGATTTCGATTGAGCCTGATACGCATGTAAAAGGTTATATTGATGGTACGAAAAATCAGTTGGAAGCGACTTTGGATACGCCTGGAATTAAATATGCAGGAATTCAATTGTTCCAATCTAATGTTAATCTAAATACTATTGCGGAGTTGCCAACGTTGAATGCGAAGATTGATAGTTTGAAAGTAAGTGGTGTAACGATTAATGCAATTAACGTAAATTCGATTCCGAAGAATGATACAATGATTGTCAAAACAGATTTTAATATTGGTCGAAAAAATCCAATTTTATTTAATCTGAATCTTTTTCATACAGTTCAGAATAATAATGATTTGATTTTTGGATTTTCACCTTCAACAATTCAAATTGATTCGACACAATGGACAATTAATCATTTGAATGATGCAAATTCGAATCGTGTAATTTTTAATCGAATCAATAAATCATTAAAAGTTGAAGATTTATCATTAGAATCAGAAGAACAATATTTAAAAGTAAGTGGTTTATTTAATAACAATGTAGATTACAATTTCAATGCTGATTTTAAAGATTTGCATTTAGAAAAAATCATTCCTAAAACATTATTGAATAACCTAAAAATTGTCGGTATAGCAAACGGTAAAGTAGATATTATTCGTACAAAAGAAAAACTTGAACCAACGCTTGAAGCTAAAATTGATAAGTTAGGTTTAAATGATTTCGAGCTTGGTAATTTGACTTTACAAGGAGGTTATAATGTAGCGGATAAACAATTTAATTTTGAAACAAGTTTACAGAAAGAACAAATTCAATCGTTGGTTGCTTATGGTAATATTATCAATAAACCAACAGGTCCTGAGGTTGATGTAGATGCCAATTTTGATGAGTTTCACATCGATTTCTTAGAAGGATTCTTAAAATCTGTTTTCTCTAATATGCGTGGAACGTTATCTGGTGATTTAAAAATTACTGGACCAATTGATTTGCCAAATCTTAGCGGAAATATGATAGCAAAAGATCTTGGTTTGAAAGTGAATTTCTTAGGAACTGATTATTTATTTGAAGGAGAAAATGAATTGCTTGTTTCGAAACAAGGAAAAGGACAAGGGATTATTATGTTGAATGATATTGCGTTCAAAGACACAACATTCAATACAAAAGGAAAAGTTGATGGAGCAATTCTTTTCCGCAACTTATCTAAATGGGGTCTCAACTTAGATTTCGATACGCAAAATTTATTGGTGATGAATACATCTATAAAAGACAATGAACTGTTTTATGGAAAAGTATTTGCCAAAGGAAATGTCTCTATGTTTGGTGCGGTAGAGGAGTTGGAAATTGCTGGTGATGCGACTGTTGTAGGGAATTCTGAATTGACAATTAATACAGGAAGTACAACAATTGAGTCAGAAAATAACTTGGTACGTTTTGTTCCTAACCAACATTTAGACGAAAAATCTAAAAATAATGAACCGCATGCGCCAAAAGGAATGTCGATAGATGTCAACATTAATGCGTATCCAAATGCAATGGTGAATTTGATTTTTGATGCAGCTACAAACGATAAAGCGACAGCGCGTGGTACAGCAGAAAATCTTAGATTCTTAATGAATAAAGCAGGATTGAGTATTACAGGTGTATATAATATAGAAAGTGGAACATATGAGTTTAGACAATTTCCGCTGATTCCGAAAGATTTTAAAATCAAAAAAGGATCTTCTGTGCAATTTGCAGGAAATCCGCTCGATGCAACGCTTAATATTACAGCTGAATATCAACGTTCGGTATCAAATGTTGGAGATTATTTAGGTGTAGGATATTCGCAAATTTATGATGCTCTCTTATCAATTAATATTTCCGAAACGTTGAAGAAACCTATTATCGATTTTGGATTAACAATTCCTAATGCAGGTTCGGATATCAATTCGCAGTTACAATCAAAATTCCGTTCAAATACAGAAGAACAGATGCTTCAGTTTAGTTATATCTTATTGACAGGTAAATTTGGTGACGCATCGGCTGTTCAGTCTGGTGTAACGAGTACAGCTGCTGATATTGGTTTATCGACAATTGCGGGCATGTTATCATCTATTGCGAATAATGTAGATATACAAATGGAGTACGTTGGTGGTAGTGCACAATCGGAGACAAATGATAAAATTAGAACTTCGGTTTCATATCGCGTTAATAATCGTTTAAGTTTGCGTGGTTCGTATGGAATTGCGGTTACAAATAATAGAAATGTACAAGAGAATTTCGATGGTAATTTTGATATTTCCTACGATATTTCAAAATTAAATAATGGATCTTTGGTCCTAAAAGCATTTACAAAACCTACAACTTTCGGTTTGTTACCTGGAATGGAAAATAACTTGAATCAAAGTTTCGGAGTCGGAATTCAATACAACAAAAGTTTCGATACGTTTAGAGGTTTCTTAGGTTTAGATGAAATTAAAAAGAAAACTAAAGCTAAAAAAGAAGAGCAACCACAAGAAAGATTTGATTCGATTGTACTTCCGAAACAGTTTAAAAGTGAGGAAAGAAGAATAGATTCTACCCGTCAAACTACAAAAGATACGGTCAAAGTTACGTATCAAAAAACTACTCAACCTAAGGTGGAACAAAAGCGTCGCGGCTTAGTCAAAATTAAATAAAAAAAAATGAGTTTATTGTGGTTAGACAATAAACTCGCGCAAACAAACAAAAGTGATTAGTTCTTTCTTTTTTGAACTATTATTACAACAAAAGTAAAATATTAAATAAATCATTAAAAAATATTTTGAAGTTTGTTTGTTTTATTTATAATTTTGCTAAAAATTAATTCGATTTTTTATTAAAATAATAATAATAATCAAAAATTAGGAAAATGAATTACATAATTGATGATGTTGATAAGAAAATTTTGATGTATTTGATTGACAATACAAGAATGCCATTTACAGAAATTGCAAAGAAAATGAATGTTTCTGCTGGTACTATTCACGTACGTGTCAAGAAATTAGAGGAGGCTGGAATCATCAAAGGAACTACACTAATTACAGATTATGATAAAATGGGTTATCAGTTTGTTGCGTATGTAGGATTGTTACTTACAAAAACAAACAAAACTCAGAAAGTGATAGATGAATTATATAAAATTCCTAACGTAACAGTGGTTCACGTTGTGTCTGGGAAATATAATATTTTCTGTAAAATTCGTGCAAGAGATACTTCTGATGCGAAAGATGTTATCTACAAAATTGATCAAATTGATGATGTATTGAGAACAGAATCTATGATTTCGTTAGAAGAATCTTTCAACGATAAAAATAGATTGATGCATTCAATTTTTCATTAAAAATAATTTCAATTTATTAATCATCCCACAAAATGACAGACGAAGAAAAAGAAAAATATTTTCAGGTCGCTCTATGTTCAAGTCTCGTACTTTTCGGGTTTGATGGAGAAGATCTCAAAATATTGGTGTACAAAAAACTAAACGATCCTTTCAAAGGAGCATTGGTTTTGCCAGGAAAATATATTGCGCCAACGGTAAGTAACGATCAAGCAATTCACGAATTATTGATTGAGAAAATTGCTTACGATGAGCATCAAACATATATTGAACAATTGAAAGCCTTTACAAAAGTTTTTCGTAATCCATTAGGACGTGTTGTAAATGTTGCTTACTATGCTTTGGTTAAATTGACGCCTCAAATAGAGGAAAAAGTGAAAACACAAGGTGGAGAATGGTTTCCTTACGATCGCGTTCCGGATTTAGCTTTTGATCACAATGAAATTGTAAAATATGCAAAAGAACGTGTAAAACGTCGTGTGAAGCGTCGTCCAGTTGGGTTTAACTTACTTGGAGATGAGTTTACAATTGCACAATTACAAAGTTTGTATGAAAAAGCCTTGAATCGTGAATTGGATAAACGTAACTTTAGAAAGAAAATCTTTAACTCAAATTTAATTATCGAAACAGGTAACACAACAGATCCTAAACAACATCGTAAAGTATCTAAATTGTATCGTTTTGATGAAGAAAAATACGAAAAATTGAGTTTGAAAGGATATGATTTCTTATTTTAAAATAAAGCTATGACAGATCAAAAAGTAGAACAAAATCAAGAACGTGACGACATTTTTGACACAAAAGTTTTAATGTCGGATAATACCAAAACAAAAGATTTGAAACACGAAGGAAACAAAACATCATTCCTTTTCAAGTCAATGATTTTTATAATGGTTTTCTTGATTTTGAGTATTCTTTATCGTGGTTATCAATTATTGGTGACAAATGATTATTTGTTCCGCCAAATGATGAACGAAGATGCACCAGAAATGCCAAAATGGTATCCAATTGCAACGCTTGTTTTAGGAGTTATTGCATTAATTGGTATCTTTTTAGTGAAATCTTACAAAAGAATTGGTGTATATATGGTTGTAACATCATTATTTGTGTCAGCAGCAATGCAGCCCGAATTTATGGCAGATGGAACACTTTTTACCATGTTTACATTGTTTGTGTTTATAGGTTATGGTTTAGCGATTATCTATCCATATTGGCACAAGTTTAAATAAAAACTTAATAAAGTATAGAAAAGAGGTTACAATTAGTTGTAACCTCTTTTTTTGATGCTGAATTATTTGTATTAATATCATTCAATATGAATATTTTAAGCTTATTAATTGTTTAAGTTGATAAAAAAACTGCTTAAATAAAGCGAATATGAGAATTTAACGGCTATATTTGTCTTGTGTGGAAAAAATATAAATTAAAAGTACAAAATGGATTGTATTTCAGTATTTGATATGCTCAAAATTGGCGTTGGTCCTTCAAGTTCGCATACTTTAGGTCCTTGGCGCGCTGCAGAAGCTTTTCTGAAAGAATTGGAAGCTGCATCTATCTTTAATAAAATTACTAAAGTTCGTGTAGATTTGTATGGCTCTTTATCGCTTACAGGTAAAGGACATGCAACTGATTATGCAGTAATGTTAGGGCTAAGCGGTGCTGATCCTGAATATATTCCTGTTGATGATATCTCGAATATTATTAATACGATCAATACAAATAAACAATTAAATTTTGGAAATAAATTTTTAATTGATTTTAATCCCGAAACTGATATCGTTTTCAATCGTGAATTTTTATCTTTTCACGCTAATGGAATGATGTTTACAGCTTTCTATGAGAACGAAGAATTTTCTTCTACGTTTTATTCGATAGGAGGAGGATTTATTACAAAAGAGGATGATAGTGCTACCAATACAGATGTCACTTGTGCCTTTCCATATTTATTTAATACATCAACAGAGTTATTAGAATTTTGTTCGAAAGAAAATAAATCGATTTCTGAAATCATGTTTGAGAATGAAAAAACAATCCGAACTGAAGATGAAATTCACCACGAATTAATGCGTGTTTGGAATACCATGTTAGAGTGTATGTACATTGGTTGTCATACAGAAGGTATTTTACCAGGCGGATTGAACGTGAAACGTCGTGCTTACGATATGCACAAGAATTTGGTTGGAACAACACCTTATTCTAATCCACAAGAATGGATTGCTTCAATCCGAAAAACCAAAGTATATTTTCGTCAAATTTTGAAATGGGTAAGTTGTTTTGCTCTTGCTGTTAATGAAGTAAATGCTTCATTAGGTAGAGTAGTAACAGCACCAACAAACGGAAGTGCAGGAGTTATTCCAGCAGTTTTGATGTATTATTTGGTGATCGAAAATCATAAAGCTGGTCAAAAAGAGATTGAACAATTCTTAACAACAGCAGGAGTTATTGGTTCTATCTTTAAGAAAGGAGCAACTATTTCTGCAGCAATGGGAGGTTGTCAAGCTGAGATCGGTGTATCTTCGGCTATGGCTGCAGCGGCATTATGCGAATTAATGGGAGGAACTCCTGCGCAAGTAACGATGGCTGCCGAAATTGCAATGGAACATCATTTAGGTTTAACATGCGACCCGATTGGAGGTTTGGTTCAAATTCCTTGTATCGAACGTAACACAATGGGAGCGATTAAAGCGATAAATGCGGCAGAATTAGCATTGGATACAGATCCGTTGACTGCGAAAGTTCCGTTAGATAAAGTCGTAAATACGATGTGGGAAACTGCAAAAGATATGAATAATAAATACAAAGAAACTTCTGAAGGAGGTTTGGCAGTTGCTGTAAATATTGCAGACTGTTAGTAATTTATTCATTATCAATAAAATAATATTATGTGTATTAATTGTAAGGATTATGAATGTGTGTTGTGTATTTCAAAAATAATCCTTACATTTGCACAGCCTTTTAGAGTTAAGGTACGGATGTTAAAGAATATTCATTTAGGGATTTTTTAGGCTGCTCAGCCATTTAATTTTATTCTTTCATATCTGTTGGTTAAATAATTTAAAATAAAACCGGTGATATGGAATATAAATGAATTTCATTATCTCGGTATCGTATCTAACATGATTACATTCAAAGAATTAGGACTTCAAGAAGAAATCCTAACTGCAATTGAGAAAATGGGCTTCGTTAACCCATCTCCAATCCAAGAAAAAGCTATTCCTCAAATCCTTTCATCAGATCAAGATGTTATTGCATTGGCGCAAACAGGTACAGGAAAAACTGCAGCATTCGGGCTTCCGGTTTTAAATCAATTAGACAGCAATTCAAAATCAGTACAAGCAATTATTTTGTGTCCTACTCGTGAATTATGTTTACAAATTGCAAAAGAATTAGAATCTTTTTCTGCTGATATGCGTGGAGTACGTGTACAGGCAGTTTACGGTGGTGCTGACATCGTTAAACAAATTAGAGGATTAAAAGATAATCCACAAATCGTTGTAGGAACACCAGGTCGTACAATGGACTTAATTAAACGTGGTGCATTAAAAATTAATGATATCACATGGACAGTTTTAGATGAGGCAGATGAGATGTTGAACATGGGATTCCGTGACGAAATCGATTCTATCTTAGAAACAACTCCAGAAGAAAAACAAACTTTATTATTCTCAGCTACAATGCCTTCAGAGGTTCGTCGTATCGCTTCAGAATATATGCACAATCCAGTTGAGATTGCTGTGAGTAAAGTAAATACTGCATCAAAAAATATCGAGCACCACGTTTACTTAGTACGTTCTTCTGATCGTTACTTAGCTTTAAAACGTTTGGCCGATTATTACCCAAATATTTATGGTATCGTTTTCTGTAGAACTCGTCGCGAAGCGAAAGATGTAGCAGATAAATTGATGCAAGATGGTTACAATGCAGACGCATTACACGGAGATTTATCACAATCGCAACGTGATCACGTGATGGAGAAATTCCGTAACCAAAACATTCAAATCCTTGTTGCAACAGACGTTGCTGCTCGTGGTATCGACGTAAATGAGTTGACTCACGTAATCAACTTCAATTTACCAGATGATCCTGAAGTTTATGTACACCGTTCAGGACGTACAGGACGTGCGGGTAACAAAGGGATTTCTATCATTATCTCAGGAGGACGTGAAGCGCGTAAAATTAGAGATTTAGAAAAATTAATTGCTTCTAAAATCGAGCCTAAAAACGTACCAACTGGAGCAGAAATCTGTGAAAAACGTTTAATTTCTTTAATCGATAAAATCGAAAACATCGAAGTTGATGAAGAATTAATCGAGCCTTACATGGAAACTGTAAACGAAAAATTGGCAAACTTAGATCGTGACGATTTATTAAAACGTTTCATGACAGTTGAGTTCAATTCTTTCTTAGAATATTACAAAAACACGAAAGATATTTCTTCAGAAGGAGATCGTGGTGATAGAGGAGATCGTTCTTCTAACCGCCGTGGAGGTCGTGATTTCTCTCGTTTCTTTATCAATATTGGTCAAAAACACAACTTACGTGTTCCAAACTTAATTGGTTTAATCAACGAGCAAACTCGTAACCGTAACATCGAAATAGGAAAAATTGAAATTTTACGTAATTTCTCTTTCTTCGAAGTTGATACACAGTTCGAATCATTAGTGTTAGAATCTTTCAAAGATGCACAACGCGATGGTGTAGATTTAGATGTTCAAATCTCTAAACCAGAACCAAGACGTGGTGATGGTGAGCGTCGTGGAGGAGATCGTCGTCGTAATGACAGAGGAGGAGATTCTCGTGGACGTGGTTTCAATAGCCGTCGTGATAATGACCGCGAAAGAAGTGGAGGTTATCGTGGTGGAGATCGTGATCGCGGAGGAGACAGAGGTGGATTCCGTGGCGGAGATCG of Empedobacter falsenii contains these proteins:
- a CDS encoding DEAD/DEAH box helicase: MIWNINEFHYLGIVSNMITFKELGLQEEILTAIEKMGFVNPSPIQEKAIPQILSSDQDVIALAQTGTGKTAAFGLPVLNQLDSNSKSVQAIILCPTRELCLQIAKELESFSADMRGVRVQAVYGGADIVKQIRGLKDNPQIVVGTPGRTMDLIKRGALKINDITWTVLDEADEMLNMGFRDEIDSILETTPEEKQTLLFSATMPSEVRRIASEYMHNPVEIAVSKVNTASKNIEHHVYLVRSSDRYLALKRLADYYPNIYGIVFCRTRREAKDVADKLMQDGYNADALHGDLSQSQRDHVMEKFRNQNIQILVATDVAARGIDVNELTHVINFNLPDDPEVYVHRSGRTGRAGNKGISIIISGGREARKIRDLEKLIASKIEPKNVPTGAEICEKRLISLIDKIENIEVDEELIEPYMETVNEKLANLDRDDLLKRFMTVEFNSFLEYYKNTKDISSEGDRGDRGDRSSNRRGGRDFSRFFINIGQKHNLRVPNLIGLINEQTRNRNIEIGKIEILRNFSFFEVDTQFESLVLESFKDAQRDGVDLDVQISKPEPRRGDGERRGGDRRRNDRGGDSRGRGFNSRRDNDRERSGGYRGGDRDRGGDRGGFRGGDRDRDSRDSRGGDRGGYRGGDRNRTGNSRRGRD